One segment of Pseudophryne corroboree isolate aPseCor3 chromosome 10, aPseCor3.hap2, whole genome shotgun sequence DNA contains the following:
- the LOC134965327 gene encoding olfactory receptor 5V1-like, translating into MSWTNCTVPTEFTLVGLSDVPSFQTALFVMFFSIYLITILGNMTIIFVYRRSSNLHTPMYFFLANFSFLDMCYISTTVPNMLSNFLSKHKTISYYGCVFQLYFLMLLGSTECYILTAMAYDRYNAICHPLLYITIMNTVSCTNYIIASWFIGIINATIHTTLTFTLPFCGSNRINYFFCDIPPLLNLAYADTWTNELATFVIGGLVTQVSFALTIISYANIISTMLKMRSNSGQKKAFSTCVSHFIVVAIFYGSGIFIYLKPKSNYIMEQDKLVAIMYTVVAPLLNPFIYTLRNSDIKTALRQIAYRTLAT; encoded by the coding sequence ATGAGCTGGACAAACTGCACAGTGCCGACTGAATTTACTCTCGTGGGACTCTCAGACGTTCCCAGCTTTCAGACTGCGCTTTTTGTGATGTTTTTCAGCATTTACCTTATCACAATTTTAGGAAACATGACGATTATTTTTGTTTACAGACGCAGTTCAAACCTTCATACTCCTATGTACTTCTTCCTAGCCAACTTTTCCTTTCTAGATATGTGTTACATTTCAACCACGGTGCCTAATATGCTGTCAAATTTTCTTTCCAAGCATAAAACGATCTCTTATTACGGCTGTGTCTTCCAGCTGTACTTTCTTATGTTATTGGGCAGTACAGAGTGCTACATTTTGACGGCTATGGCTTATGATCGATATAACGCTATATGTCACCCACTTCTATACATCACTATTATGAATACAGTCTCTTGCACAAACTATATCATTGCATCATGGTTTATTGGTATAATAAATGCTACAATACACACTACACTCACTTTCACTTTGCCTTTCTGCGGTTCCAACAGGATCAATTATTTCTTCTGCGATATCCCTCCCTTGCTTAATTTGGCATACGCAGACACCTGGACCAATGAGCTCGCCACGTTTGTTATTGGTGGCTTGGTTACCCAGGTGTCATTTGCATTAACCATAATCTCGTATGCAAATATAATCTCAACTATGCTGAAAATGCGGTCCAATTCTGGACAGAAGAAAGCGTTCTCGACCTGTGTGTCTCATTTCATTGTGGTAGCGATCTTCTATGGCTCTggcatttttatatatttaaaacccaaatcaaattatataatggagcaaGACAAATTGGTTGCTATCATGTATACTGTTGTTGCACCTCTATTAAACCCTTTTATATACACTCTCAGGAACAGTGATATAAAGACTGCCCTCAGACAGATAGCTTATAGGACATTGGCAACTtaa